One genomic window of Thermococcus sp. includes the following:
- a CDS encoding MFS transporter: MQPVRTRSKVLYILLISGFFAILGSTMSKSPTLPLYARDLGLGREEIGLVAAASTVTGIIVNFASGVLSDVYGRRKLLKMSGFVFLTAPPLYFLAGNALTLAFVRVYYGIATAVFVPVSFALISDTYPEKKGTFMGFLSSATLAGRALAPLIAGSIIYFLGFSVVFVLCSVAGLIVFALTFRLPVPDGKPERFEFTFNDNLLLIGLLDAAVYMAYQGIETFLPLLYYLQGKAWLSGLILSLEVGVMAIVKPYAGYLSDRVGRTRPIIGGMVLVGAAMLTFSLASSLPLVIVGALSFSVGASLSEASTKPLATEVSKLHGAALGFLESIKDIGQALGPVIIGILGFSRGFTFIGLFGIVALLVFVVRFGLRGPQISKNR, translated from the coding sequence ATGCAACCCGTGCGGACGAGATCTAAGGTCCTCTATATCCTCCTCATTTCCGGTTTTTTCGCGATCCTCGGCTCAACGATGAGCAAGTCCCCCACCCTCCCCCTCTACGCCCGGGATCTGGGATTGGGAAGGGAGGAGATCGGGCTGGTTGCCGCGGCCTCGACGGTTACCGGGATAATCGTCAACTTCGCTTCGGGAGTCCTAAGCGATGTGTACGGGAGAAGAAAACTGCTCAAGATGAGCGGCTTCGTCTTTCTCACCGCACCCCCCCTCTATTTCCTGGCAGGGAACGCCCTCACGCTGGCCTTTGTCAGGGTTTACTACGGCATAGCAACCGCCGTGTTCGTTCCGGTTTCATTCGCACTGATAAGCGATACGTACCCCGAGAAGAAGGGCACGTTCATGGGGTTCCTAAGCTCCGCGACGCTCGCTGGTCGTGCCCTGGCTCCCCTCATTGCCGGGAGCATCATATACTTTCTGGGGTTCTCCGTGGTATTCGTCCTCTGCTCGGTGGCGGGTTTGATCGTTTTTGCTCTAACCTTCAGACTTCCTGTCCCCGATGGAAAGCCGGAACGCTTCGAGTTTACGTTCAACGATAACCTGCTGCTGATAGGCCTTTTGGACGCGGCGGTTTACATGGCGTACCAGGGGATAGAGACGTTTTTGCCCCTCCTCTACTATCTCCAAGGGAAAGCCTGGCTCTCCGGATTGATACTGAGCCTCGAAGTGGGTGTCATGGCCATTGTGAAGCCCTACGCTGGATATCTCAGCGACAGAGTGGGCAGGACGAGGCCTATAATCGGGGGGATGGTACTGGTCGGGGCGGCCATGCTGACGTTCTCGCTCGCTTCGTCCCTGCCGCTCGTCATCGTGGGTGCACTGTCGTTCTCGGTAGGGGCCTCCCTAAGCGAAGCCTCGACAAAGCCCCTTGCCACAGAGGTCTCAAAGCTCCACGGGGCGGCCCTGGGGTTCCTTGAGAGCATAAAAGACATCGGACAGGCACTGGGGCCGGTGATAATTGGAATTCTTGGGTTCAGCCGGGGATTTACATTTATCGGGCTCTTCGGGATCGTGGCGCTTCTGGTTTTCGTGGTTAGGTTTGGATTAAGGGGACCGCAGATAAGTAAAAATAGATGA
- a CDS encoding acetate--CoA ligase family protein: MKEEALKVIEAVKASGRNSLVEYEAKQVLKAYGLPVPNEKLAKTLDEALKYAEEIGYPVAMKLMSPQILHKSDAKVVLLNIKTPEELKEKWELIHENARKYRPDAEILGVLIAPMLRVGREIIIGVTEDPQFGHALMFGLGGIFVEVLKDVTFRIIPITERDARKMIQEIKSYPILAGARGEEPADIDAIVNLLLKVSELVDDLDDYIKEMDLNPVFVYNEGEGAVVVDARIILK; encoded by the coding sequence ATGAAGGAGGAAGCCTTGAAAGTTATTGAAGCCGTTAAGGCATCCGGTAGGAATTCCCTCGTGGAATACGAGGCTAAGCAGGTATTGAAGGCCTATGGCCTTCCGGTCCCCAATGAAAAGCTTGCGAAGACCCTCGACGAGGCATTGAAGTACGCCGAGGAGATCGGCTATCCCGTCGCCATGAAACTGATGTCGCCGCAGATCCTCCACAAGAGCGACGCCAAGGTCGTTCTTCTCAACATAAAGACCCCCGAGGAGCTGAAGGAGAAGTGGGAGCTCATCCACGAGAACGCGCGCAAATACCGCCCGGACGCTGAAATCCTGGGCGTTCTCATAGCTCCGATGCTCAGGGTCGGCAGGGAGATCATCATAGGCGTCACCGAAGACCCCCAGTTTGGACACGCACTCATGTTCGGTCTCGGAGGAATCTTCGTCGAGGTTCTCAAGGACGTCACCTTCCGCATAATCCCGATAACTGAGCGCGATGCGAGAAAGATGATCCAGGAGATAAAGAGCTACCCGATTCTGGCCGGAGCGCGCGGTGAGGAGCCTGCGGACATAGACGCCATAGTCAACCTCCTCCTCAAGGTCAGCGAGCTCGTGGACGACCTCGATGACTACATCAAGGAGATGGACCTCAACCCGGTCTTCGTCTACAACGAGGGTGAAGGAGCGGTCGTCGTTGACGCCAGGATCATCCTGAAGTGA
- a CDS encoding CoA-binding protein: MDMEKIVKELRPFFEPNAVAIIGATDKKGKVGNVIFENFKMNKERGVFKGSIYPVNPKLDEIGGYKVYKSVTELPENTDLAVISIPAKFVPSTMRDIAKKGIKSVIIITGGFGELGEEGKRMEREILEIARDNGIRVIGPNCVGIYVPDTGVDTVFLPENKMDRPESGPIAFVTQSGAFAAAMLDWAAGAGIGIGKMVSYGNKLDVDDADLMDYFIHDDEINVVTFYIEGVKDGRKFIEAARRITQVKPVIALKSGRTEYGAKAASSHTGSLAGADTIYDAVFKQTGIIRAEDFEHMFDLAKAFAALKDKLPKGEGIGIITDGGGAGVMASDAVAKFGLKMAELSEETLKYLKENFPPHAVAGNPTDVVGDTDARRYKYAIEAFVRDPNVDAIVVIVLFQVPLLDEMEVIDILAEYAEKSEKPIVAVAMGGKKTEYYAKILEDKGVPVYPTPERGVRALAGLVQYSKYLERIKG, translated from the coding sequence ATGGACATGGAGAAGATAGTCAAAGAACTGAGACCGTTTTTCGAGCCGAATGCTGTGGCTATCATCGGCGCCACTGACAAAAAGGGTAAAGTTGGAAACGTCATTTTTGAGAACTTCAAGATGAACAAAGAGCGCGGGGTTTTTAAGGGCAGTATATACCCCGTTAATCCAAAACTCGATGAGATAGGGGGTTATAAGGTCTACAAGAGTGTTACAGAACTCCCAGAGAACACTGATCTGGCCGTTATCTCGATACCTGCCAAGTTCGTGCCCTCAACTATGAGGGACATCGCGAAAAAGGGCATAAAAAGCGTCATCATCATCACAGGTGGTTTCGGTGAACTCGGGGAAGAGGGTAAGAGGATGGAGAGGGAAATACTGGAAATCGCTCGGGACAACGGTATAAGGGTAATCGGACCGAACTGTGTTGGTATTTATGTACCAGATACCGGTGTTGATACCGTCTTTTTGCCCGAGAACAAGATGGACAGGCCGGAGAGCGGGCCGATAGCGTTCGTTACTCAGAGCGGCGCGTTCGCGGCGGCAATGCTTGACTGGGCTGCAGGCGCAGGTATTGGCATTGGAAAGATGGTGAGCTATGGCAACAAGCTCGACGTCGACGATGCCGACCTCATGGACTACTTCATCCACGATGATGAGATAAACGTCGTCACCTTCTACATCGAGGGAGTGAAGGATGGCAGGAAGTTTATTGAGGCCGCTAGGAGGATAACCCAGGTCAAGCCGGTTATCGCCTTGAAGAGCGGAAGGACCGAGTACGGTGCCAAGGCGGCCTCAAGCCACACCGGTTCACTCGCCGGTGCCGACACTATTTACGATGCCGTCTTCAAGCAGACCGGAATAATCCGCGCCGAGGACTTCGAGCACATGTTCGACCTCGCAAAGGCCTTTGCCGCACTCAAGGACAAGCTCCCGAAGGGCGAGGGGATAGGCATCATCACCGACGGCGGTGGAGCGGGCGTCATGGCCAGCGACGCCGTTGCCAAGTTCGGCCTCAAGATGGCCGAGCTGAGCGAGGAGACCCTCAAGTACCTGAAGGAGAACTTCCCACCGCACGCCGTAGCTGGCAACCCGACCGACGTCGTCGGCGACACCGACGCCCGGAGATACAAATACGCCATAGAGGCCTTCGTGAGGGACCCCAACGTCGACGCGATAGTCGTCATCGTCCTCTTCCAGGTCCCTCTCCTCGATGAGATGGAGGTAATAGACATACTCGCCGAATACGCAGAGAAGAGTGAGAAACCGATCGTGGCGGTGGCCATGGGCGGTAAAAAGACGGAGTACTACGCCAAGATACTTGAGGATAAGGGGGTACCCGTTTATCCAACCCCTGAACGGGGTGTTAGGGCCCTGGCGGGCCTTGTTCAGTACTCCAAATATCTTGAAAGGATTAAGGGCTGA